In a single window of the Rhodamnia argentea isolate NSW1041297 chromosome 2, ASM2092103v1, whole genome shotgun sequence genome:
- the LOC115729756 gene encoding DNA ligase 6, which produces MRSLLTLSLHSMASSETTPSFDSTRLFLAATDKPSLSLPPLSPSDLPPSKLIPHTRFLVDAFRYAGDHSVSYFLSHFHSDHYTGLSSAWSRGIVFCSPTTSRLLIEVLGVPAVLVVSLPVGEVVSIDGCEVRLVDANHCPGAVMFLFKVPGGGDGEFRRYVHTGDFRFRDSMRLEPGLGEFVACDAIFLDTTYCNPKFVFPCQEESIDYIVSVIDRVGGENGDSAKSILFLVATYVIGKERILLEVARRCGRKVYVDGRKMAILHALGYGESGAFTEDESETAVHVVGWNVLGETWPYFRPNFVQMKEIMVEKGYKQVVGFVPTGWTYEVKRDKFAIRKKDSFEIHLVPYSEHSNYNELREFVKFLKPKRVVPTVGSDIENLDSKHFHRVQKHFAGLLDETANKKEFLMNFLSRSSEKEDIVGGVVATASDDASMQEKEENLSKEDLSEILDPKFLLNETTDLKKGGSEESDLPLEEGEKEILQALQDCLPAWVTRDQMIGLINSSGRNLVDAVSNFYEKETEFYQQVSASASASSFLASVTSSSDVHPSPSVPDSVKGSTCGMGSTFSKDFKLPTVQLSMTSKSPGKKKRNVRNSPKKKQKSAPKLESSGSGQSRITRFFTKSVPNSSQDGGLESDSQPCSKDDNISCSYHDKIDQFMQIVNGDNSLRSYAASILEKTKGDIDKALDVYYRDTESGAVDNNDISVVSVVSSQSVTASDSKFTTGHITLSENSGSVAAISVERPLTEICTNFVSVPLEKYNPVEHASWRLGEPAPYMHLARTFDLVEREKGKIKVTSMLCNMFRSLLALSPEDVLPAMYLCTNKIAPDHENMELNIGGSLVTAAIEDVCGVKRSKIRDMYNRLGDLGDVAQECRQTQTLLAPPPALLIKDVFSVLKKISFQTGTGSNVRKKNLIVSLMHSCREMEMKFIVRTLVRNLRIGAMMRTVLPAFAQAVVMNSSFEDTSQKLEKIQSLSASILEAYNVLPSLDLIIPSLMKEGIEFSSSHLSMIPGLPIKPMLAKITNGCPSVLKLFENRAFTCEYKYDGQRAQIHKLFDGSIRIFSRNGDETTSRFPDLIAIVKELCKPSAGTFILDAEVVAVDRKSGCKLMSFQELSSRERGGRDSLVSLDSIKVDICIFVFDVMFANGEQLLGFPLRGRRKVLRELFNDEKKGFLEYVEEMTVDAEDSHLDREDTLARMNLFLEDALRSSCEGIMVKSLDIDAGYSPSKRAETWLKVKRDYVEGLGDSLDLVPIGAWHGNGRKAGWYSPFLMSCYNPDTEEFQSVCRVMSGFSDSFYIEMKEFFSGDRILSKKPPCYKTAEVPDMWFSPEAVWEIRSADLTLSPVHQAAVGLVHPSRGISMRFPRFIRCVSDRNPENCSTAADIAEMFQSQTRKMDMSSTG; this is translated from the exons ATGCGCTCTCTCCTCACCCTTTCACTTCACTCCATGGCCTCCTCGGAAACCACCCCATCCTTCGACTCCACTCGTCTCTTCCTCGCCGCCACCGACaaaccctccctctctctccctccactgTCGCCCTCCGACCTCCCACCCTCGAAGCTCATCCCCCACACCCGCTTCCTCGTCGACGCCTTCCGCTACGCCGGCGACCACTCCGTCTCCTACTTCCTCTCCCACTTCCACTCCGACCACTACACCGGCCTCTCCTCCGCCTGGTCCAGGGGCATCGTTTTCTGCTCCCCCACCACCTCCCGCCTCCTGATCGAAGTCCTCGGCGTGCCTGCCGTGCTCGTCGTGAGCTTGCCGGTCGGAGAGGTGGTCTCGATCGATGGCTGCGAGGTCAGGCTCGTGGACGCCAACCATTGCCCTGGCGCGGTCATGTTCCTGTTCAAAGTCCCAGGAGGTGGTGATGGTGAGTTCCGGCGGTATGTGCACACGGGTGATTTTCGGTTTCGTGATTCGATGAGATTGGAGCCCGGTTTGGGAGAGTTCGTGGCTTGTGACGCAATCTTCTTGGATACCACTTATTGTAATCCTAAATTTGTGTTCCCCTGTCAGGAAGAGAGCATTGATTATATAGTCAGTGTCATAGATAGAGTCGGAGGTGAAAATGGGGATTCGGCAAAGAGCATTTTGTTTCTTGTGGCGACTTATGTCATTGGGAAAGAGCGGATTTTGCTTGAGGTAGCCAGGCGGTGTGGTCGTAAGGTGTACGTGGATGGTAGGAAGATGGCAATTTTGCATGCTTTGGGGTACGGCGAGAGTGGGGCATTTACAGAGGATGAAAGTGAAACTGCTGTTCATGTTGTTGGTTGGAATGTGTTGGGCGAAACATGGCCATATTTTCGACCTAATTTTGTTCAGATGAAGGAGATTATGGTGGAAAAAGGATATAAACAGGTTGTGGGCTTTGTGCCCACTGGGTGGACGTATGAAGTGAAGCGAGATAAGTTTGCTATTAGGAAGAAAGATTCATTTGAGATTCATCTTGTACCATACAGTGAGCATTCAAACTACAATGAGCTAAGGGAGTTTGTGAAGTTCTTAAAACCAAAGCGTGTTGTTCCTACAGTTGGCTCAGATATTGAGAATCTTGACAGCAAGCATTTTCATAGAGTGCAAAAGCATTTCGCTGGATTACTTGATGAGACTGCCAACAAGAAAGAGTTCTTGATGAATTTCCTCTCAAGGTCCTCTGAAAAAGAGGACATAGTTGGAGGAGTAGTTGCTACTGCTTCAGATGATGCTTCGAtgcaagaaaaagaggagaatTTATCAAAGGAAGATCTTAGTGAAATTTTGGAtccaaaatttcttttaaatgaaACAACTGATCTGAAAAAAGGAGGTTCTGAAGAGTCAGATTTGCCTTTGGAAGAGGGTGAGAAGGAAATCTTACAGGCCCTCCAGGATTGTCTTCCTGCATGGGTCACGCGAGACCAGATGATAGGCCTAATCAACAGCTCAGGGAGGAATTTGGTTGATGCAGTTTCTAATTTCTATGAAAAGGAGACTGAATTCTACCAACAAgtttctgcttctgcttctgcttcttctttccTGGCATCCGTTACGAGTTCAAGTGATGTCCATCCATCACCTTCAGTACCAGATTCTGTAAAGGGTAGCACTTGTGGAATGGGAAGTACATTTAGCAAAGACTTCAAGTTGCCCACCGTGCAATTAAGCATGACCAGCAAGTCTCctggaaagaagaagagaaatgtcAGAAATAGCCCGAAAAAGAAGCAGAAGAGCGCTCCAAAGTTGGAGTCAAGTGGGTCTGGACAATCTAGAATAACAAGGTTTTTCACTAAAAGTGTGCCCAACAGTTCTCAAGATGGTGGACTTGAATCCGACTCTCAGCCATGCTCTAAAGATGATAACATTTCATGCTCATATCACGACAAAATAGATCAGTTTATGCAAATTGTAAATGGCGATAATTCGTTAAGAAGCTATGCTGCCAGCATcttggaaaaaacaaaaggagacatCGACAAGGCTCTGGATGTGTATTATCGTGATACGGAGAGTGGAGCTGTAGACAATAACGACATTTCAGTTGTATCAGTGGTCTCAAGTCAATCTGTCACCGCTAGTGATAGTAAATTCACCACTGGCCACATCACACTGTCAGAGAACTCAGGAAGCGTGGCTGCTATTTCAGTGGAGCGTCCACTAACTGAAATATGCACAAATTTCGTGTCAGTTCCACTTGAAAAGTATAATCCTGTTGAGCATG CTTCCTGGAGACTTGGAGAGCCCGCTCCTTATATGCATCTTGCACGGACTTTTGACCTTGttgaaagggaaaaaggcaAGATAAAAGTTACATCCATGCTTTGCAACATGTTCAGAAG TTTGTTGGCTTTGTCACCTGAGGATGTTTTACCAGCTATGTATCTCTGCACAAACAAGATTGCTCCTGACCACGAAAATATG GAGCTAAATATTGGTGGAAGCCTGGTTACAGCAGCCATTGAAGATGTCTGTGGAGTGAAAAGGTCTAAAATAAGGGATATGTACAACAGATTGGGTGATCTTG GTGACGTTGCCCAAGAATGCCGACAAACACAAACTTTACTTGCCCCTCCTCCGGCGCTGCTGATTAAAGATGTATTCTctgtgctaaaaaaaataag TTTCCAAACAGGGACCGGGAGCAATGTCCGCAAAAAGAACCTTATTGTGAGTCTCATGCACTCCTGTAGGGAGATGGAGATGAAATTTATTGTGAGAACCTTG GTTAGGAATCTAAGGATTGGAGCAATGATGAGAACTGTTCTGCCCGCATTTGCTCAAGCTGTTGTAATGAACTCGTCTTTTGAAGACACATCACAAAAGTTGGAGAAGATTCAG AGCCTTTCTGCCTCCATACTTGAAGCATATAATGTACTTCCTAGTTTG GATTTGATTATACCTTCTCTCATGAAGGAAGGAATTGAATTTTCTTCCTCACATTTGTCGATGATCCCGGGATTGCCTATAAAGCCGATGCTTGCAAA AATTACCAATGGATGTCCATCAGTATTGAAACTCTTTGAAAATAGGGCCTTCACATGTGAATATAA ATATGACGGTCAACGTGCTCAGATTCACAAGCTATTTGATGGATCTATCCgcattttttcaagaaatggaGATGAGACAACTTCCAGATTTCCAGATCTGATTGCCATAGTTAAGGAATTGTGTAAGCCTTCTGCTGGGACTTTCATATTGGATGCTGAG GTAGTTGCTGTTGACAGGAAGAGCGGATGCAAGCTCATGTCTTTTCAGGAACTGTCTTCACGAGAGAGAGGGGGTAGAGATTCTTTGGTTTCATTGGATAGCATTAAG GTTGATATCTGCATATTTGTCTTTGATGTCATGTTTGCAAATGGAGAGCA GCTACTTGGTTTCCCCCTCCGTGGAAGACGTAAAG TCTTGCGGGAACTTTTCAATGATGAGAAGAAGGGCTTTCTCGAGTATGTTGAGGAAATGACT GTGGATGCCGAGGATTCTCATTTGGATAGAGAAGATACATTGGCTAGGATGAACTTGTTTCTTGAAGATGCACTCCGTTCTTCATGTGAGGGGATTATGGTAAAATCTTTGGACATCGATGCTGGATATTCTCCATCAAAACGTGCTGAAACATGGTTGAAG GTAAAGCGGGACTATGTAGAAGGATTGGGTGACTCTCTAGATTTAGTCCCAATTGGTGCCTGGCATGGTAATGGGAGGAAAGCAGGATG GTACAGTCCGTTCCTGATGTCATGTTACAATCCTGACACAGAGGAGTTTCAAAGTGTATGTCGTGTAATGTCTGGGTTTTCGGATTCATTTTACATCGAG ATGAAAGAGTTCTTTTCAGGGGACAGGATCTTGTCCAAGAAGCCACCTTGTTACAAAACAGCGGAGGTGCCTGATATGTGGTTCTCTCCAGAAGCAGTCTGGGAAATTAGAAGTGCAGACTTAACTCTGTCACCTGTCCACCAGGCTGCTGTAGGTTTAGTTCATCCTTCCCGTGGCATCTCTATGCGGTTTCCCAGATTTATTAGGTGCGTGTCGGATAGAAATCCAGAAAATTGCAGCACAGCAGCTGATATTGCTGAGATGTTTCAGTCACAGACTAGGAAGATGGACATGAGCTCTACGGGTTGA
- the LOC115737969 gene encoding histone chaperone ASF1B isoform X2 — protein MSAVNITNVTVLDNPASFLTPFQFEISYECVTPLKDDLEWKLIYVGSAEDETYDQLLESVLVGPVNVGNYRFVLQADPPDPSKIREEDIIGVTLREEPPPKVLIDKVQRNILSDKPRVTKFPINFHPENGGSGEQSPSLDQQPTETDVDGEQPSDLPTNPSDEQVS, from the exons ATGAGCGCTGTGAACATCACGAACGTCACGGTATTGGACAATCCCGCCTCTTTCCTCACTCCTTTCCAGTTCGAGATCTCCTACGAGTGCGTCACTCCTCTCAAAGACG ATTTGGAATGGAAGCTCATATATGTAGGATCTGCAGAGGATGAGACATATGACCAATTGCTAGAGAGTGTACTTGTTGGACCAGTCAATGTTGGGAATTATCGATTTGTGTTACAG GCAGATCCACCAGATCCATCGAAGATTCGGGAAGAAGATATTATAGGAGTGACG TTGAGAGAGGAACCTCCCCCAAAGGTACTCATTGACAAGGTCCAGAGGAACATTCTCTCCGATAAACCTCGGGTCACCAAATTTCCCATCAACTTCCACCCAGAGAACGGTGGAAGCGGAGAACAATCCCCTTCACTTGATCAGCAGCCTACTGAAACTGATGTCGATGGGGAGCAACCATCTGATTTGCCAACAAATCCGTCAGATGAGCAGGTATCTTAA
- the LOC115737969 gene encoding histone chaperone ASF1B isoform X1 has protein sequence MSAVNITNVTVLDNPASFLTPFQFEISYECVTPLKDDLEWKLIYVGSAEDETYDQLLESVLVGPVNVGNYRFVLQADPPDPSKIREEDIIGVTVLLLTCSYLGQEFVRVGYYVNNDYDDEQLREEPPPKVLIDKVQRNILSDKPRVTKFPINFHPENGGSGEQSPSLDQQPTETDVDGEQPSDLPTNPSDEQVS, from the exons ATGAGCGCTGTGAACATCACGAACGTCACGGTATTGGACAATCCCGCCTCTTTCCTCACTCCTTTCCAGTTCGAGATCTCCTACGAGTGCGTCACTCCTCTCAAAGACG ATTTGGAATGGAAGCTCATATATGTAGGATCTGCAGAGGATGAGACATATGACCAATTGCTAGAGAGTGTACTTGTTGGACCAGTCAATGTTGGGAATTATCGATTTGTGTTACAG GCAGATCCACCAGATCCATCGAAGATTCGGGAAGAAGATATTATAGGAGTGACGGTACTTCTACTGACCTGCTCTTATCTGGGTCAAGAATTTGTCCGTGTGGGCTATTATGTGAATAATGATTACGATGACGAGCAGTTGAGAGAGGAACCTCCCCCAAAGGTACTCATTGACAAGGTCCAGAGGAACATTCTCTCCGATAAACCTCGGGTCACCAAATTTCCCATCAACTTCCACCCAGAGAACGGTGGAAGCGGAGAACAATCCCCTTCACTTGATCAGCAGCCTACTGAAACTGATGTCGATGGGGAGCAACCATCTGATTTGCCAACAAATCCGTCAGATGAGCAGGTATCTTAA